From the genome of Vigna angularis cultivar LongXiaoDou No.4 chromosome 11, ASM1680809v1, whole genome shotgun sequence, one region includes:
- the LOC108332297 gene encoding regulator of telomere elongation helicase 1 homolog, giving the protein MPTYKIRGIDVDFPYEAYDSQLVYMDKVIQSLQEKRNALLESPTGTGKTLCLLCATLAWRKSLGSFTTGMSTQTGGKSEGKIEVSLSQSESSTFSTIVYASRTHSQIRQVIQELKRTSYRPKMGVLGSREQLCIHDEVKLLRGKTQTNACRSLCRRKRGKHHCSHFHRVADYLKDNSHLGEEPVDIEDLVNIGRTFGPCPYYLSKELHKFVDIVFAPYNYLIDRGYRNSLQLSWNNSVLIFDEAHNLESICADAASFDLPSWLLTACIKEAESCINLSIERRDKTNDKSQNPDDFAILRALLLKLEKRISEVPIESKELGYTKPGPYIYELLADLNITHKTASKLISTIDVASTLIEEHNQQKSTGTVCRLDRIGEILEIVFRDGRTSHAKCYRVHVREVEAWAVNDSKGKVSRTLSWWCFNPGIAMEDFRNKYGVRSIILTSGTLSPMESFAEELKLDFPIRLENPHVITPNQIWAGVVPVGPSGHTFNSSYRTRDSPEYKKDLGNAIVNLARIVPDGLLVFFPSYYLLDQTIGSWKSVSNENSMSIWDRICKHKKPVIEPRESSSFPLSIKDYMTKLNDTSTSGAVFFAVCRGKVSEGLDFADHAGRAVVITGLPFATSTDPKVRLKREYLDKQSRPQGELFKVLTGDEWYNQQASRAVNQAVGRVIRHRHDYGAIILCDERFSHQHRLSQVSRWLQPHIKCFSRFGEVVFTLTRFFRDVGTQCPTKAPLLEAKKEGNIGEVPASELHMEKLVSPLTTPMAQNFSLKASSFLDTKNGRASFLGEIVPANRSSLSFDNCKTVHCKSSSDISGKVLLGRKTLLSPECERDDLADSYQPGEKSKDTPVAPCSSRKRKFVAGEYDLKQYFGNSNEHSSLGVVDLRDKDGVTSTGVELTRQKAHLPADSVPSAGDETQGSVFLAQVRGKLSAAEYIDFVGCMKALKTKAMKISEVLQCISRLFSGPDRLPLVKRFKDYIPAKYHSLYEQYVEEKTLIT; this is encoded by the exons AAACGTAATGCACTATTGGAGAGTCCCACAGGAACTGGAAAAACTCTCTGTCTTCTTTGTGCTACCTTAGCATGGCGGAAGAGTTTGGGTAGTTTCACAACTGGTATGAGCACGCAAACTGGTGGCAAATCAGAGGGTAAAATTGAGGTGTCACTGTCACAATCCGAGTCCTCAACATTCTCTACAATTGTATATGCTTCACGCACTCACAGCCAAATCCGTCAAGTAATTCAAGAATTGAAAAGAACATCTTACAG GCCTAAGATGGGAGTGCTGGGATCTCGGGAGCAACTTTGCATTCATGATGAAGTGAAATTACTTCGGGggaaaacacaaacaaatgcTTGCCGATCACTCTGTCGTCGAAAGCGTGGGAAGCACCACTGTAGCCATTTTCATAGAGTTGCGG ATTACTTGAAGGACAATTCCCATCTTGGAGAAGAACCTGTAGATATCGAGGATTTGGTCAATATTGGTAGAACGTTTGGGCC GTGTCCTTATTATTTATCAAAGGAGCTCCACAAGTTTGTTGATATAGTATTTGCTCCATATAATTATCTTATAGATCGTGGATATAGAAATTCTTTGCAACTTTCTTGGAACAATAGTGTACTCATATTTGATGAAGCTCACAATTTG GAAAGCATATGTGCTGATGCAGCCTCCTTTGATTTGCCTTCTTGGCTTCTAACTGCTTGTATTAAAGAGGCAGAAAGTTGTATTAACCTTTCTATAGAAAGAAGAGATAAAACAAACGATAAGTCACAAAATCCAGATGATTTTGCTATCCTTAGAG CACTACTTCTAAAACTTGAAAAGCGTATTTCTGAGGTGCCTATTGAATCTAAGGAGTTAGGGTACACCAAGCCTGGACCTTATATCTATGAACTGCTAGCTGATCTTAACATAACACACAAAACTGCTTCTAAGCTAATCAGTACAATTGATGTAGCTTCAACCCTTATTGAGGAACATAATCAGCAGAAATCCACTGGCACGGTCTGCAGATTGGATAGAATAGGTGAAATTCTTGAAATTGTGTTCAGGGATGGAAGAACGTCACATGCTAAATGTTATCGT GTTCATGTGCGGGAGGTTGAGGCTTGGGCCGTCAATGACTCTAAAG GCAAGGTGTCAAGGACACTCAGCTGGTGGTGCTTTAATCCAGGAATAGCCATGGAAGACTTTCGTAATAAATACGGGGTTAGATCTATTATACTGACTTCGGGCACCTTATCTCCCATGGAATCTTTTGCCGAGGAACTTAAGTT AGATTTCCCCATCCGGCTAGAAAATCCACATGTAATAACCCCAAATCAGATATGGGCAGGAGTTGTTCCAGTTGGGCCTTCAGGACATACTTTTAACTCCTCTTACCGCACTCGTGATTCACCAGAGTACAAGAAGGACCTTGGAAATGCAATTg TAAATTTGGCTCGAATTGTTCCTGACGGACTTCTTGTATTCTTCCCGTCGTATTACCTTTTGGACCAAACCATTGGTAGCTGGAAAAGTGTG AGTAATGAAAATTCAATGTCAATATGGGACAGAATTTGCAAACACAAGAAACCTGTTATAGAACCTAGGGAATCTTCATCATTTCCCTTGTCAATTAAG GACTACATGACTAAGTTGAATGACACCTCAACCTCTGGAGCAGTTTTTTTTGCCGTTTGTCGCGGGAAG GTAAGTGAAGGATTAGATTTTGCTGATCATGCTGGAAGAGCTGTGGTAATTACTGGTTTACCATTTGCGACAAGTACTGATCCTAAG GTTCGATTAAAACGGGAATACCTAGATAAACAATCTCGGCCACAGGGAGAACTGTTTAAG GTTTTAACTGGAGATGAATGGTATAACCAGCAAGCCTCCCGAGCTGTGAATCAAGCTGTTGGGCGTGTAATTCGCCATCGCCATGACTATGGAGCAATTATTCTCTGTGATGAAAG GTTTTCACATCAACATCGTCTGTCCCAAGTCTCACGTTGGTTACAGCCTCACATAAAG TGTTTCTCAAGATTTGGAGAAGTTGTTTTCACTCTAACTCGGTTTTTTCGAGATGTAGGAACTCAGTGTCCTACTAAGGCGCCTTTGTTAGAAGCTAAAAAGGAGG GAAATATAGGAGAAGTACCAGCATCAGAGCTGCACATGGAAAAACTTGTGTCACCTTTG ACTACACCAATGGCTCAAAATTTCTCTTTGAAAGCTTCATCTTTTCTTGATACTAAAAATGGCCGTGCATCATTCCTAGGAGAAATTGTGCCGGCCAATCGCTCATCTCTGTCTTTTGACAATTGCAAGACTGTACATTGTAAAAGTTCAAGTGATATTTCTGGCAAGGTTTTGCTTGGAAGGAAGACTCTTCTGTCACCAGAATGTGAGAGGGATGATTTGGCTGATAGTTATCAACCAGGTGAAAAATCAAAGGATACACCAGTAGCACCTTGTTCTTCCAGGAAGCGTAAATTTGTGGCAGGAGAGTATGACTTAAAGCAATATTTTGGAAATTCTAATGAGCATTCATCATTGG GGGTTGTAGATCTAAGAGATAAAGATGGTGTGACCTCCACCGGTGTTGAATTGACTAGACAAAAAGCCCATCTTCCTGCTGATTCTGTGCCTTCTGCTGGTGATGAAACCCAAGGATCAGTATTCCTTGCGCAG GTTCGAGGTAAGCTCAGTGCTGCGGAATATATAGACTTCGTGGGTTGTATGAAGGCACTCAAGACCAAAGCAATGAAAATTAGCGAAGTTTTACAGTGCATTTCTAGATTGTTCTCTGGACCTGATAGGCTACCTCTAGTTAAAAG GTTCAAAGATTACATCCCAGCAAAATATCATTCCTTGTATGAGCAATATGttgaagaaaaaacattaaTCACGTGA
- the LOC108333616 gene encoding transcription repressor OFP14 produces MKYDSDFHQLAIATRTMPKKIRDYLFKIKSPRPQIRLPSKNWILSGCKHPRTPSFALYSATNEPSRRRRHHQEHVVRNNNNNNHRKDDAATLADVDRFLLENFKSLYLKDDDETLNTKRVFEGDDQNHEAVETTSPRDVRGSTLFFVKPGFSGSLVEDALTNTTINTATSDEVGSVSTVSTLYDVSSSGSYEKESADNALPDDSIALLTHSTSPYDDFRRSMQEMVNNHEGVVDWDFMEELLFSYLNLNHKKSHKFILGAFVDLITAIRRSNSEPPSDKPRSVRTVRSVTKNVTLGFGSSL; encoded by the coding sequence atgaagtatgattcTGATTTCCATCAACTAGCTATAGCGACAAGAACCATGCCCAAGAAAATTCGAGATTACCTCTTCAAAATCAAAAGCCCTCGTCCTCAAATCCGATTACCCTCTAAGAACTGGATTCTGTCTGGTTGCAAACATCCTAGGACACCTTCCTTTGCCTTGTACAGTGCTACAAACGAACCTTCTCGTCGTCGTCGTCATCATCAAGAACACGTTGTTcgtaataacaacaacaataaccacCGCAAGGACGATGCAGCCACCTTAGCAGATGTTGATCGTTTTCTCCTAGAGAATTTCAAGTCTTTGTACCTCAAAGACGACGATGAAACCTTAAACACCAAAAGGGTCTTCGAAGGTGACGACCAAAACCACGAAGCGGTAGAAACAACATCGCCGCGTGATGTTCGTGGGTCCACCCTGTTCTTTGTGAAGCCTGGGTTCTCTGGGTCACTGGTGGAGGACGCTCTCACAAACACCACCATTAATACAGCAACCAGTGACGAAGTAGGATCGGTGTCAACTGTCTCAACCCTCTACGACGTTTCGTCTTCCGGTTCTTACGAGAAGGAGAGTGCGGATAACGCGCTTCCGGATGATAGCATCGCTCTCTTGACGCACTCCACCAGCCCTTACGACGATTTCAGACGTTCCATGCAAGAAATGGTGAACAACCATGAAGGGGTGGTTGATTGGGATTTCATGGAGGAGCTCTTGTTTTCTTACCTTAATCTCAACCACAAAAAATCGCATAAGTTCATCCTCGGTGCTTTCGTCGATCTCATCACCGCCATCCGTCGGAGTAATTCTGAACCACCTTCCGACAAGCCACGTAGCGTTCGAACTGTTAGGAGTGTGACCAAAAACGTAACGTTAGGATTTGGGTCCTCTCTGTAA
- the LOC108332347 gene encoding uncharacterized protein LOC108332347: MRISKASFYALLLHKPYNHQNLVVLSRRRVISCALSMALLVSTLYVLWPSDPDLKIVGLKLRRIKVHPVPPVTVDISMLLTLQVRNADVYFMDLGAVNVAVAYRGKMLGHVRSREVHVRARGSSHVDADVEFAGISVLPELVLLMEDVAKGIVPFDTVSHTGGQFGLFFFHFPIKAKVSCEVLVSIVNQTIIRQHCLHE, from the exons ATGCGAATCTCAAAAGCTTCCTTTTACGCTCTCCTCCTTCACAAACCTTACAACCACCAAAACCTCGTCGTTTTATCGCGGCGTCGTGTTATCTCGTGCGCGCTGAGTATGGCGCTGCTCGTGAGCACGCTCTACGTTCTGTGGCCGTCGGATCCAGATCTGAAGATCGTGGGGCTGAAGCTGCGCCGGATAAAGGTACACCCTGTGCCGCCCGTCACCGTGGACATCTCCATGCTGCTGACGCTCCAGGTGCGCAACGCTGACGTGTACTTCATGGACTTGGGTGCGGTAAACGTGGCAGTGGCGTACAGAGGGAAGATGCTGGGTCACGTGAGGTCGAGGGAGGTGCACGTGAGGGCGAGGGGGTCTTCCCACGTGGATGCTGACGTGGAATTCGCCGGCATAAGTGTGCTGCCTGAGCTGGTGCTGCTTATGGAAGACGTGGCCAAAGGTATCGTACCCTTTGACACAGTTAGCCACACCGGTGGCCAATTCggccttttcttctttcatttcccCATCAAG GCAAAAGTATCATGTGAGGTTCTGGTGAGTATAGTAAACCAGACTATTATTCGTCAACATTGTCTCCACGAG TGA
- the LOC108332346 gene encoding ras-related protein RABF2b isoform X1 → MARPGNKIIQAKLVLLGDMGTGKTSLALRFVKGQFFPNQEPTIGAAFFTQILSLSEATVKFDIWDTAGQERYHSLAPMYYRGAAAAIVVYDISSVDTFVRAKKWVQELQTHGNQKAVMALVANKSDLEPKREVEAEVGEQFAQENGMFYMETSAKTAENINELFYEIAKRLARALPPKPTGMNLNSVVQDRGRSYYCCSA, encoded by the exons ATGGCCAGACCAGGGAACAAGATCATTCAAGCCAAGCTG GTACTTCTCGGAGACATGGGAACTGGAAAGACCAGTTTAGCGTTGAGATTTGTAAAAGGCCAATTCTTTCCTAACCAG GAACCAACAATAGGAGCAGCGTTTTTCACCCAAATATTATCATTATCTGAAGCAACTGTGAAGTTTGATATATGGGACACAGCAGGACAGGAACGTTATCATAGTTTGGCTCCCATGTATTACCGTGGGGCAGCAGCAGCAATTGTTGTCTATGACATCTCAAGCGTT GATACATTTGTTCGAGCAAAAAAATGGGTTCAGGAATTGCAAACACATG GAAATCAGAAGGCAGTGATGGCATTAGTAGCAAACAAATCTGACTTGGAGCCAAAGAGAGAGGTTGAAGCTGAG GTAGGAGAGCAATTTGCTCAAGAGAATGGAATGTTCTACATGGAAACATCTGCTAAGACTGCAGAGAACATCAATGAGCTTTTCTATGAGATCG CAAAAAGATTAGCTAGAGCTTTACCACCAAAGCCTACCGGAATGAATTTGAACAGCGTTGTACAAGATAGAGGGAGAAGTTATTATTGTTGCTCAGCATGA
- the LOC108332346 gene encoding ras-related protein RHN1 isoform X2, with product MGTGKTSLALRFVKGQFFPNQEPTIGAAFFTQILSLSEATVKFDIWDTAGQERYHSLAPMYYRGAAAAIVVYDISSVDTFVRAKKWVQELQTHGNQKAVMALVANKSDLEPKREVEAEVGEQFAQENGMFYMETSAKTAENINELFYEIAKRLARALPPKPTGMNLNSVVQDRGRSYYCCSA from the exons ATGGGAACTGGAAAGACCAGTTTAGCGTTGAGATTTGTAAAAGGCCAATTCTTTCCTAACCAG GAACCAACAATAGGAGCAGCGTTTTTCACCCAAATATTATCATTATCTGAAGCAACTGTGAAGTTTGATATATGGGACACAGCAGGACAGGAACGTTATCATAGTTTGGCTCCCATGTATTACCGTGGGGCAGCAGCAGCAATTGTTGTCTATGACATCTCAAGCGTT GATACATTTGTTCGAGCAAAAAAATGGGTTCAGGAATTGCAAACACATG GAAATCAGAAGGCAGTGATGGCATTAGTAGCAAACAAATCTGACTTGGAGCCAAAGAGAGAGGTTGAAGCTGAG GTAGGAGAGCAATTTGCTCAAGAGAATGGAATGTTCTACATGGAAACATCTGCTAAGACTGCAGAGAACATCAATGAGCTTTTCTATGAGATCG CAAAAAGATTAGCTAGAGCTTTACCACCAAAGCCTACCGGAATGAATTTGAACAGCGTTGTACAAGATAGAGGGAGAAGTTATTATTGTTGCTCAGCATGA
- the LOC108334210 gene encoding protein ROLLING AND ERECT LEAF 2 — protein sequence MGCNQSKIENEEAVARCKERKRFMKDAVSSRNAFAAAHSSYATCLKNTGAALGDFAPGEVQNPQLHSNDTNASLPNPQPFEIPLPPPPLPDFSPAPPLQRAISMPEMKINKPDPRPRPEPVGTIVEEEDEEDKELENEGSLRKRRSNNRVNSNKRVSEEEQQPRPPMPPPPAKQPEPRDHVTHHQHSMAQDTQSGAWEYFFPSFENIAGPSLNAAEEDAVGKVHEVERKVFDEKPNRVVEEIDDEVVTSVRNVEVPQPVPEPEPAPEPAAVPDEMMETPVGKGVKLKQTPSSVEGKRIVKHSVNLQQIFADLDDNFLKASEAAHDVSKMLEATRLHYHSNFADNKGHIDHSARVMRVITWNRSFKGIPNVDDGKDDFDSDEHETHATILDKLLAWEKKLYDEVKAGELMKFEYQRKVATLNKLKKKGTNSEALEKAKAVVSHLHTRYIVDMQSLDSTVSEINRLRDEQLYPRLVQLVDGMAEMWKLMLEYHEKQSDTVKLLRTLDNSQSTKQTSEHHHDRTYQLLLVVQQWHSQFEMLVNHQKGYIKSLNTWLKLNLIPIESSLKEKVSSPPRVRSAPIQGLLHAWNDRLEKLPDELARTAIGNFVAVIETIFHQQEEEIALKRKCEDTRKELSRKTRQFEDWYNKYMQKKIPDEYNPETAEDSNGPDEAVTERQVAVEQVKKRLEDEEEAYARQCHQVRQKTMGSLKNRMPELFRAMSDFSLECSKMYSELRSISQNLGQSSS from the exons ATGGGTTGCAACCAATCCAAGATCGAGAACGAGGAAGCAGTGGCGCGATGCAAGGAGCGCAAGCGCTTCATGAAGGACGCCGTCTCCTCCCGCAACGCCTTTGCCGCCGCCCACTCTTCCTACGCCACCTGCCTCAAGAACACCGGCGCCGCCCTCGGCGACTTCGCCCCGGGCGAGGTTCAGAACCCTCAATTGCACTCTAATGACACTAATGCGTCCTTGCCAAACCCTCAGCCCTTCGAGATTCCTCTCCCTCCGCCCCCTCTCCCGGACTTCTCCCCCGCCCCGCCCCTCCAGCGGGCCATCAGCATGCCAGAGATGAAGATCAACAAGCCCGACCCCCGCCCCAGGCCCGAGCCCGTTGGCACAATCGtcgaggaggaggacgaggaagATAAAGAGTTGGAGAACGAAGGGTCCTTGAGGAAGAGAAGAAGTAACAACAGAGTGAATAGTAATAAAAGAGTGtcagaagaagaacaacaaccTCGTCCTCCTATGCCTCCTCCTCCTGCTAAACAGCCTGAACCTCGTGATCACGTCACTCATCATCAACACTCCATGGCTCAGGACACTCAGAGTGGTGCTTGGGAGTACTTTTTCCCTTCCTTTGAAAACATAGCCGGGCCCAGCCTCAATGCTGCCGAAGAAGATGCCGTCGGCAAGGTCCACGAAGTTGAGAGGAAGGTGTTCGATGAAAAGCCCAACAGGGTGGTGGAGGAAATTGACGATGAGGTTGTCACGTCTGTGAGAAATGTTGAGGTTCCTCAGCCTGTGCCCGAGCCTGAACCCGCGCCCGAGCCTGCCGCTGTGCCCGATGAAATGATGGAGACGCCGGTGGGGAAGGGCGTGAAGCTGAAGCAGACGCCGAGTTCTGTGGAGGGGAAGAGGATTGTGAAACATTCTGTGAATCTGCAGCAGATATTTGCTGATCTCGATGATAATTTTCTCAAGGCTTCTGAGGCTGCTCATGATGTTTCAAAGATGCTTGAAGCGACACGTTTGCACTATCACTCCAATTTTGCAGATAACAAAG GGCACATTGATCACTCTGCACGGGTCATGCGAGTTATTACATGGAATCGATCCTTTAAGGGAATACCTAATGTGGATGACGGGAAGGATGattttgactcagatgaacATGAGACGCATGCCACCATCTTGGACAAGTTGTTAGCATGGGAGAAGAAACTTTATGATGAAGTTAAG GCTGGTGAACTGATGAAATTTGAGTACCAAAGAAAAGTTGCCACACTtaataaattgaagaaaaaaggCACCAACTCTGAAGCATTAGAGAAAGCAAAAGCAGTTGTCAGTCATTTGCACACAAGATACATTGTAGATATGCAATCCTTGGATTCAACAGTCTCTGAGATTAACCGTTTACGTGATGAACAGTTGTATCCAAGACTTGTTCAGCTTGTTGATGG GATGGCTGAAATGTGGAAATTAATGCTAGAGTACCATGAGAAGCAATCAGATACTGTGAAATTGCTGAGAACGTTGGACAATTCGCAGTCAACTAAGCAAACAAGCGAACACCATCATGACCGAACGTACCAGCTACTGCTTGTTGTGCAACAGTGGCATTCACAATTTGAAATGCTTGTCAACCATCAAAAGGGATACATAAAATCCCTAAACACATGGTTAAAATTAAATCTTATTCCTATTGAAAGCAGCTTAAAGGAAAAGGTTTCTTCACCTCCAAGGGTTAGGAGTGCGCCCATACAAGGCCTTCTCCATGCATGGAACGACCGTCTAGAAAAACTTCCCGACGAGCTTGCTAGGACAGCTATAGGAAACTTTGTTGCTGTGATAGAGACTATTTTCCACcagcaagaagaagaaatagCTTTGAAGAGGAAATGTGAGGATACGCGAAAGGAGCTATCCCGCAAAACAAGGCAATTTGAAGATTGGTATAACAAATacatgcaaaagaaaatacCAGATGAGTACAATCCCGAAACAGCAGAAGACAGTAACGGTCCTGATGAGGCTGTTACAGAGAGGCAGGTTGCTGTTGAACAAGTGAAGAAGAGAttagaagatgaggaagaagccTATGCACGGCAATGCCACCAAGTGAGGCAAAAAACTATGGGGAGTCTCAAAAATCGCATGCCAGAGCTCTTTAGGGCTATGTCGGATTTTTCTCTTGAATGTTCCAAAATGTACAGTGAATTAAGGTCTATATCACAGAACCTCGGCCAGAGCTCATCATGA
- the LOC108334485 gene encoding uncharacterized protein LOC108334485 isoform X1 encodes MESEVEKKGGEEVMSEVHLGCPPDFTGSYISLFTISFSDVSRTTHLHPSQHNPLHANKLQLDQDGDLLLPRRRSTHTPFSCNSFSVRIQHNITSTIPNVGLQVWKAELVLSDFILHKESCSSELQGVIALELGAGTGLVGLLLARVANTVFLTDYGTEILDNCAKNVQLNFGLLNYQAKIHVRELDWFNLWPPKAKIEEAPGAQKYSWTSKEIEEVENASLLVAADVIYCDELTDAFFSTLERLMSRGSAKVLYMALEKRYNFSLSDLDVVANGYSHFRSYLRDEDEIESFESVSTSNFVGKRIDISQIPQYIGEYDRGSDVEIWQIKYLKSKHEASVAPG; translated from the exons ATGGAATCGGAAGTGGAAAAGAAGGGTGGCGAGGAAGTGATGAGCGAGGTCCACCTGGGTTGCCCACCCGATTTCACCGGATCCTATATTTCCCTTTTCACCATTTCATTTTCCG ATGTTTCTCGCACCACACACCTTCATCCTTCGCAGCACAATCCTTTACACGCTAACAAGCTTCAGTTAGATCAAGATGGTGACCTTCTTCTCCCTCGGCGACGCTCCA CACATACCCCATTTTCATGTAATAGCTTTAGTGTCAGAATCCAGCACAACATCACATCGACAATTCCAAATGTTGGCCTGCAG GTTTGGAAAGCGGAACTAGTATTGTCAGATTTTATATTGCATAAAGAGTCATGCTCCTCTGAACTTCAGGGAGTTATTGCATTAGAACTAGGCGCTGGAACTG GCTTGGTGGGTTTATTACTAGCACGTGTTGCGAATACAGTGTTCCTAACAG ACTATGGGACTGAAATACTTGACAACTGTGCAAAAAATGTTCAGCTTAATTTTGGATTATTGAATTATCAAGCCAAAATTCATGTACGCGAACTTGATTGGTTTAATCTCTGGCCTCCAAAAGCAAAAATAGAAGAGGCTCCTGGCGCTCAAAA GTATTCTTGGACTTCtaaagaaattgaagaagtaGAGAATGCTTCTTTGCTGGTGGCTGCTGATGTTATTTATTGTGATGAGCTGACTGATGCATTTTTCAGTACGTTAGAGAGATTAATGTCAAGGGGTTCAGCGAAG GTGTTATACATGGCGCTGGAAAAGCGCTACAACTTCTCTCTTTCAGACCTTGATGTTGTTGCAAATGGATATTCACATTTTCGAAGCTATCTTAGGGATGAGGATG AAATTGAAAGTTTTGAGTCTGTAAGCACGTCTAATTTTGTTGGGAAGCGGATAGACATCTCTCAAATTCCACAGTATATTGGAGAATATGATAGAGGAAGTGATGTTGAGATTTGGCAGATCAAGTACTTAAAATCCAAACATGAAGCCTCAGTTGCTCCTGGGTAA
- the LOC108334485 gene encoding uncharacterized protein LOC108334485 isoform X2, translating into MESEVEKKGGEEVMSEVHLGCPPDFTGSYISLFTISFSDVSRTTHLHPSQHNPLHANKLQLDQDGDLLLPRRRSTHTPFSCNSFSVRIQHNITSTIPNVGLQVWKAELVLSDFILHKESCSSELQGVIALELGAGTGLVGLLLARVANTVFLTDYGTEILDNCAKNVQLNFGLLNYQAKIHVRELDWFNLWPPKAKIEEAPGAQNTLERLMSRGSAKVLYMALEKRYNFSLSDLDVVANGYSHFRSYLRDEDEIESFESVSTSNFVGKRIDISQIPQYIGEYDRGSDVEIWQIKYLKSKHEASVAPG; encoded by the exons ATGGAATCGGAAGTGGAAAAGAAGGGTGGCGAGGAAGTGATGAGCGAGGTCCACCTGGGTTGCCCACCCGATTTCACCGGATCCTATATTTCCCTTTTCACCATTTCATTTTCCG ATGTTTCTCGCACCACACACCTTCATCCTTCGCAGCACAATCCTTTACACGCTAACAAGCTTCAGTTAGATCAAGATGGTGACCTTCTTCTCCCTCGGCGACGCTCCA CACATACCCCATTTTCATGTAATAGCTTTAGTGTCAGAATCCAGCACAACATCACATCGACAATTCCAAATGTTGGCCTGCAG GTTTGGAAAGCGGAACTAGTATTGTCAGATTTTATATTGCATAAAGAGTCATGCTCCTCTGAACTTCAGGGAGTTATTGCATTAGAACTAGGCGCTGGAACTG GCTTGGTGGGTTTATTACTAGCACGTGTTGCGAATACAGTGTTCCTAACAG ACTATGGGACTGAAATACTTGACAACTGTGCAAAAAATGTTCAGCTTAATTTTGGATTATTGAATTATCAAGCCAAAATTCATGTACGCGAACTTGATTGGTTTAATCTCTGGCCTCCAAAAGCAAAAATAGAAGAGGCTCCTGGCGCTCAAAA TACGTTAGAGAGATTAATGTCAAGGGGTTCAGCGAAG GTGTTATACATGGCGCTGGAAAAGCGCTACAACTTCTCTCTTTCAGACCTTGATGTTGTTGCAAATGGATATTCACATTTTCGAAGCTATCTTAGGGATGAGGATG AAATTGAAAGTTTTGAGTCTGTAAGCACGTCTAATTTTGTTGGGAAGCGGATAGACATCTCTCAAATTCCACAGTATATTGGAGAATATGATAGAGGAAGTGATGTTGAGATTTGGCAGATCAAGTACTTAAAATCCAAACATGAAGCCTCAGTTGCTCCTGGGTAA